Below is a genomic region from Triticum dicoccoides isolate Atlit2015 ecotype Zavitan chromosome 5A, WEW_v2.0, whole genome shotgun sequence.
AAGGCAAGGAACATGAAACTAGCTCCATACCTTTTTGAACAACTGTCTGGGCTGAAGATCAACTTTAATAAGAGTGAGTTGTTCTATTTTGGACGCGCCAAAGAAGAACATGATCATTATAAACAGTTGTTTGGCTGTGAACTAGGTTATTTAGCTTTTACTTACTTGGGATCCCAATTCATCATCGCAAACTCACCAATAAAGAGTGGAAGTGTATCAAAGATCAATTTGAAAATAAATTGAGTTGTTGGAAGGGCAAACTCTTATCTTATGGAGGGAGACTGGTTCTGATAAACTCGGTGCTCATGAGTATGCCGATGTTCCTCCTTTCCTTCTTTGAAGTACCAACAGTAGTAAGGAAAATATTGGATCTTTATCGATCTTTCTTACTTTGGCAAATCGATGAAAACAAAACTAAATATAGGTTGGCCAAATGGGTCATTACCTGTAGACCGAAGGACCAAGGTGGATTGAGTATTGAAAATCTAGAGGTGAAGAATAAGTGCTTACTTAGCAAATGGCTTTACTGGTTGACGGTAGAGAGGGACGGGGTTTGAATTCAGCTGCTGCGTAATAAATATTTACATTCTAAAATGCTAGCTCAAGTGacggcacaaccgcttgactctcctttttggaaggggcttatgaggaTAAAGGTTGCCTTCTTTAACATGAGCAAATTCATTGTAGGGAATGGACAGGGTACTAGGTTTTGGGAGCACACCTAGTTGGGTGAGATTCCATTAGCCTTGCAGTTCCCTTCCTATATAACATTATAGAACGAAAAGAGGTTTTTGTTGGTACAGTGTTGGGATCCGCTCCTCTGAACATTCAGTTCTGACGGTCTTTACTGGGTGATTGATCGGATAGATGACTACATCTCATGCATAGGTTAATGGAGGTTAACCTTTCTGATACAGCAGACTCCTTATATTGGAAGTTGTCCGCGTCAGGAGTATTCTCGGTTAAATCTATGTATATGAATTTGATTAACACCGGACTTGTTCCAAGGACAATACATATTTGGAAAGTTAAGCTGCCTTTGAAAATCaaggtgtttatgtggtttgtgcataaaggaGTAATTTTGACAAAAGATAACTTGGCCACACGTAGTTGGGAAGGAAGCAAAAGATGCGACATTTGTGATTAGGATGAAACAATAAAATATCTTTTTCTCCAATGCCCACTTGCCAAGTTACCATGGAGAACTATTCACATTGCTTTTAACGTTGTTTCGCTAGTCTTGATctcacatttatttgggacctggtTAACTCGGATAGAGCCTAAGACCGCGGCGCATATTTGAGTTGGAGTATGTGCATTACTTTGGGTCATATGAAATTGTTGGAGTGATGTTGCCTTTAACAGACAAACCATCACTAatattttgcaggttatcttcagggcgtCTACTTGGATCTATATGTGGTCGTTACTCGGCCATGTGGACCACAGAGAGCATATGGATATTGGGTGCAACCGATGGGAGATGGTTGCACTGGATACttacaaccggtttggatgacggtccaATAATAGAATAGGTGTTTATTCATCCTTCCCTATTTTTCCCTGGTTGTGACAAATTTATTATTTAGAGTTGCCGTACTACTGTTTAAGACTTTGTTTTGGACCTGATTTATTTAATAAGATGGCTGTGTGCATCCTGAGATGGATAGGCAGGGGGTACTCCtccttttcaaaaataaaaataaaaaatgatggcgTGATGCTTGAATATGCATTTTGAAAACCTACACACTTGGCTGTACTCCAGTTATCAATGCTATATGTTAGTCCTAGGATGCTTCATTAGTTTTTCTTCATGGATCACGATTCATGGAACAGATCATCAGTGACGCCATGTAACTATAAGATATCCCCTCTTTCCCAAAGGCAGCCGCATATGGAGCAGAGAAATTTGTGACATGCACACGCCATTCATGCATCTAGTGTTGAACTTGAAAGGAGCAGCGAAGGTAGACGCAAGTGTAATATAAAGTGGGACAGATGGGCGAATCCACTGTAAAGTGTAAACTGAAAGCAGACGAGAGTGGAGAACCTTGCAAAGAGGCTGAAAACTACGGCGCGATGCAAACCCGAGAAGGAACAAAGCAATCAACATCGTACTGTAACGTGAAAAACCCGGCGCATCAGTCAAGAACATACTACTACTAACCTAGCTATATCACCATTTTATGCCAGATTTTAGTGCATAATTTTGGCAAGTAGATCACAAGTCAAGATTTGAATTCGGGTTAGGTATGTAGCCCTTTCAGAACGATCCGAAGAATATGATTCGATATAAAAGCAAATCCATTTCCTTGGCAGGACTTTTTATCCCCTTGTCTTGATTGAGTGCATGATTGGGGTGGTGTCACGCTCAGGGCACCTCGCGCGGGATGGAGCTGCGGGGGGCATGGCATGTCCCATCCTAGGAAAAGAAATGCTTTCTTGCCCAACACACTTTATTTAGTCCGAAATCTCTGAGGTTTAATCACTCTCGCCGTGTCTTGCACCAACCCTAACCATGCAGGATTAGGCACGCTGTCCTTGTCTCTCTTCTTTCTCCTGGGTATATATATGGCCCCTTCCATCGCCTAAGGTTCTGTACTTGGCCTTCGCAGTAGAGACAAGCGCAAGAACGGTTCATCAGTGGTTCTTGCTGGAAGCAAAAGTTGAGTTAGATCAGATCATGGGCGCCTTGGATCACCTGTCCCGTCTATGCAACTTGACACATACAAGGGAAGCCATCAGGATTAAGAAAAGGCGGCCACTGACGGTGAGGATTGTGTAATTCAAGCACGTTTGTGTTCTATTTTTTGGTGTAGGTTTGTTCATCTATCGGAAGCAGTTCCATCTTCCGAAGATGGCCTTCTGATCTTGTGAAGGGGTCAATATGTTTTTTTTAGTCATTTTGTTAATTGAGCTGCTAGAAAcgtgttttttttcgaaaaggaggttaTCCCCCCAGCGTCTTCATCATCAGAACGATGCATGCTGCCAGAAACGTGTGATTAACTGGAGTTTTCTTCTATCTATCCATCTGCAGACGGTGAACATCACGGTGAAGATGGACTGTGAGGGCTGCGAGAGGAGGGTCAAGAGCGCCGTCAAATCGATTCGGGGTACATATACACATAGTGACCTATATCGATCTCAAACGTCAAACCAAACGATCTAACTCTTTTCTTTTGAAgatatattttttattttgaggATAGAAAATATAACATTTAGTTCATATATTCATTTGGTGAACGTTCATATGCATATGCCAAAGGTGTGACGGCAGTGGTGGTGAATCGCAAGATCAGCAAGGTGACTGTGACGGGGTACGTGGAGCCTCGCAAGGTGCTGGCGAGGGTGAAGAGGACTGGGAAGACGACGGCGGATATGTGGCCGTACGTGCCCTACACGGTGGCCACCTACCCCTACGTCGGCGGCTCCTACGACAAGAAGGCGCCGGCGGGCCTGGTCCGCAACGTGCCGCAGGCCATGGCCGACCCGGCCGCGCCGGAGGTCAAGTACATGAACATGTTCAACGACGAGGACGTTACCGCTTGCACCGTCATGTGATTCCATCATCTCATATTAGCATCTGCACTCCAGCCACGACATGATGCCTAGATTACTAGATATATCGGTCTTCTCACAGCGCTGGGGAAAAATGATACCAAGAAGGTGAACTTGTGCATGTACGGTACTGATGGATGATATTCATATATACTGTGCAAATTATCGTTCACGTCCAAGGCGTAGATAAGCCCGAGTTACAACTTTATGCTGCCGCTTTATGATCTTCGATATATACATC
It encodes:
- the LOC119301873 gene encoding heavy metal-associated isoprenylated plant protein 20-like yields the protein MGALDHLSRLCNLTHTREAIRIKKRRPLTTVNITVKMDCEGCERRVKSAVKSIRGVTAVVVNRKISKVTVTGYVEPRKVLARVKRTGKTTADMWPYVPYTVATYPYVGGSYDKKAPAGLVRNVPQAMADPAAPEVKYMNMFNDEDVTACTVM